The following nucleotide sequence is from Microbacterium arborescens.
CGACGTGCGCCTCTGCGTCGCGTCCCGCGGCCCGCAGGGCGTCCAGGCGGTCCCGCAGGGCACCCTCGGCCCCGTCGAGGTCGTCACGGGCGACGAGAGCCGCGATGCGGGCCGAGTGGAGCTTGGCACGCTGGTCGAGGGCCGCGCCCGGGAGCGCGGCATCCGCCGCATCGAGGGCCTCCGAGGCCCCGTAGTCGCCGAGGTCGATTGCGCGCTGGACGAGTTCCTCGGCAGAGCGCGCGGGCACGGGGGCGACACGGGGGAGCAGCGGCTCGGTGCTCAGCGGGAGCGTATGACGCTCCTGTCCGACGGCCCAGGCTCGATCGAGACGGCGCCGGTGGCCGTCGGTGCCGTCACGGCGGTCGAATTCGCCGGCGATCCGCTCGGCCTCGGAACGCATGACGGCCGCGAGTTCGGCAGCGCGCCATGGTCCGTCGTGGTCGCCGAAGAAGGCGCGGAGCCGGTCGGAGTCGGCGCCGCGCACGATGGTATCGGCGTGGCCGGCCGCGCTGACGGCCTCGAGCGCGATCGCGAAAGCTGTGAGCGCGGAGAGGTGACCGTCGACGCCCAGGGCGTCGTGGGCGAGCCAGTCGAGGTGACGCTCGACGAGCGAGAGTGCGCGTGCCTCGTTGCCGGTGATCGCGCAGAAGACGATGTTGTCGGCGACGATGGCGAGGTTGTCGGCGTTGTCCTTGGCGAGTCGGTAGCTGCGCAGGTGTGCGAGACGCGCCTTGTCGTACTCGCCCGCGTGCAGGTAGGGGACGAGCGACCGCGCGAGGGCGTGCTCGGGCTCTTCACCGCACGAGAAGTCACCCTCGACGAGTTCTTCGACGAGACGGATGGCCTCGTCTTCACGATCCGTGTCGATCAGGTAGCCGGCGATGACGCTGCGAACGCAGGCCTCGCAATGGCTGTGGCTGTCTCGGGGCGTGGTCTCGAGCCGGGTGCGCAGCTGTTCGGCTTCGTCGAGGCGGCCGGCCATCCACGCGGTCTCGAAGCGCGCCATGAGCACGCCGCTCTGACCGAGTCCGGCCGCGCGGTAGTGGCTCTCCATGTCGTCGAGCACGGCGGAGATCTGCTCGCGGTCGAAGGCGGGGGATGCGGCCAGACTGTCGGCCATCCACTTGAACTGCCACATCAGGTCGGCTGTCTCGTCGCCGAGGTCGGCCGGGAAGCGTTCGGGGTCGCCGTCGTGCTTGCCGAGGCACCAGGCGAACGACGTCAGCATGGCCTCGGTGTCGCCGCTCATGCAGGCGGACGAGGTCAGCCGCATCCGGGCGCGGTACTCCATCGGCTCGTCGCCCGCGTCTACGGCGAGGCCGATCGCCTCGTTGATGAGGGCTCGTTCTTCGACGCCGACCGGGGTGCGGTCGATCTGCTCGAACAGTTCGAGGATACGGTCGCTGCTCATGCTGTCCTTTCGGGGGGGTCCAGGAGAGGTGCGCGGTCAGGTCGCGGGGCGCGCGGAGAGTTCGACGAGCGCGTGCAGCGCGCCCATCATGAGCGCGCGGTCCTCGCCGCTGAGGGGACGCTGGGCGGCGAGGAGTGCCTGCACGTAGAGGAGGTGGACTGTGCGCGCGAACGCGAGGTCGTCAGGGATGTCGAGGAGTGATCGCACGACGGAGTTCTGCCAGTTCAGGCACAGACGAACGCCTCCGGACGTGCTCTCGGGCGACGCCGGGCGGAGTTTCTCGGCCGTCGCGTCGATGCGGTCCATGACGCTTCCCCACAGGGGGCTGCCGACCGATCGGGCGCGTCCGCGGTCGATCGCGCGCAGCGCTTCGGCGCCCGCGAGGTAGACCGCCGGGATCTCGGCCGCGTCGAGCGAACGCACCGCAACGGTGCATCCGACGGCGGATAGGGCAGAGCTCGCGCGCTCCTCGAGCGCGAGGACGCGCGCGCGGTCGTCGAGCGGAGGCGGATCGAGTCGGTCGAGTTCTTCGGCCAGGTCGACGTGCTCGACCGTGACGCCGTCGAACACGAGCGGGAGCAGGCGCACCAGCTCGGCGTCGAAGAGGTACCCGCCGTTGACCAGCGGCTGGCGGGGATCGGCGATGCCGGCGATCTGGCGGTACTCGTCGACGGTCTCGACGTAGCGGAGGTGAGGGAAGCGGCCGATGAGGTCGCCGACCCGCATCCGGCCGTGCGTGGTTTCGACGCTCAGCCACCGGACGATGAACGTGGCGAGCTCGTCGTCGTGACGCACGAGCGACTTCAGCGCCACCTCGTGCACGCTGACGAACTGAGCGAGGCGGTGCGGTTCGGTCAGGCCGAGGTCGAGCACCCAGCGCCGGATCGCGGCGCCGAGTTCCTGACGGGTGTGCTCGAGGGCGTCGTCCTCGACCAGCGCCTCGCGGCTCGCGGTGGGGCTGAGCGCGGTGGAGTCGATCACGGCCCGGACGAAGAAGGCCCAGTCGGGAAGGATGTCGTCGGCGTTCTCGCTCAGCAGCATCCGGCCGAGGTAGACGCGGGTGGCCTGGCGGGCGCCGGGCGGGGGAGCGTAGGGGAGGACGTACGCGGTCCCGACCGTGTCGGTACCGGGGACGTGCAGGGGGATCGCATCGAAGGGCTCTTGGCCGAGCAGATCGCGCCCGTACGCCCAGCGTGCCGCTTCGTCGATGCCGGTCGTGGCGGCGCGGAACGGCGGTGTGCGGGTCGTCACCTGCTCGCCGCCGCCGGGGAGGTCGACGCGCACGGGGAGGGGGAGGAACTCGCCGAACGTCTCGGCCAACTCGACCGTCGCCGGTGTGCTGAGCAGATCGCGCTGGCCCGGACGGGGCCGCAGGTGCACGCTCGTGCCGATCGGGAGGTCGTCGGCGATCGTGCGCACCGTGAATGTGCCGTCGGCGTTGCCCTGCCATTCGACGGCGTCGCCGCCGCGCGCGCTGCGGGAGCGGATGACGATCGTCTCGGCGACCATGAAGCACGAGAGCAGTCCGATTCCGAACTGACCGAGGAAGTCGCTCCGGGGCAGGTCGAAGATGTCGCGCTTCGAACTGCGGCCGACGGTCGCGAGGAGGTCGGTGACCTCGGACTCGGTGAGGCCGATGCCGTCGTCGCGGACGATGAACTCGTCACTGCGCTCGCTGAGAGGCGTGATGCGGATGCCGCTCGACTCCCACGCGGTGGCGACGCGGGATGCCGCGGTGTGGAGTTCGGCGCGCGCGGTGATGGCGTCGCAGGCGTTCTGCATGAGCTCTCGCAGGAAGACGCGAGGACCCGAATAGATGTGCCGACTCAGGAGGTCGACGATGCCGCGAAGGTCGACCTGGAACTGCTGGGATCGTCCGGTATTCATCCGCCTGATTTCGTGTTCGGGTACGCGCCACCGATGGCGTCCTCGGCGCGACAGCCGAGCGTAACAGTTCCCGGTAAGGCGTCATTTATGACCTGATTTATGACTCGCGTCCAGAATCGCCGCGCCCGTCCCCGTACGGGCCCGGCCGGCCCCCTCGATCAGAAGGGTGGTGGCCCGGGTGGCGTTGTTCCGCCGGTTCGGTCGTCCGGTGGTGGTTCCGTCGTGTCGGCCGGGTCGGTGGTGAAGCAGACCGCGGGCACGGGTACGTCTTCTCGGTAGACCCTGCCGAGGGGTGAGGTCCATTCCAGAACCCCGCCACCAACCTGCCGCACTTCCCACCGGGTGAATTGCTTCATGGAGTGGTGTCGTTGGCACAGGTGGGCGAGGTTGTAGATGTGGGTGTGCCCGCCGAGGGCGTAGTCGATGGTGTGGTCGAGTTCGCACCTGATCGCGGCTCGCCGGCATCCGGGGAACCGGCAGTGCTGGTCGCGGGCGGTGAGGAGTTTCTTCATCGCGACGGTGGGTCGGTAGGTGTCGATCTCGACCGGGGTGCGGGTGACCGGGTCGATGAAGAGCCGGTCCCACTCGGTGACCTGTCCGGCGAGCTCACGCGCCGTGTCGGCGTCGATCGGTCCGGCACCGACCGCGTCGGCGGGGTGCTCGTCACGGCCCACCAGGGTCTCCGCGGTGAGGGTGACCTGCACGCGCGCCCGGATCGCCCCGAGCCCGCCGGTCCGGTCGGCCCCGTAGGTCGGGTCGACCACCGGTGCTCCACCGAGGACGAGGTCGCCGAGGATGTCGGCCCGCAGCTGGTCCATGGTTCGGGCGTCTGGCGCCGCATCCTCCCCGGCGGCATCCGCCGCGTCAGCCTCCGGGCTCGCCCCGACCTCATTCGCCCCAGCGCGGCCAGCCCCCGCATCCCGGGCGTCCTTCACCGACTGTCCCATCTGCGTCAGCCGGTCGAGCATCCCCACAGCGATGACGGTGGGGAGATTCGCGACGAGGTTCGACATCCCGTCGGCCCCGTGGAAGACCCGCACGCACCGCTCCGCCGCCGCAGCCGTGTGCCGCTCCGTGAACGATCGCGGGTGCACCCGTGCCGCCAACAACTCCAGCGCACCTCGTACGCGTGAGGGCACATCCCGTTCGCACACATCGATCGCGGCATCCGCGAACGACCCTCGCACCTCATCGGGTACTCCCGTCCCAACCCGCACGATCACATCCACGTGTCCGCGTTCGATCCGCCGTTCCGCCCACGCGGCGAACACGGTCGGGTAGTCGTCGATGACGGTCATCGCGTGGTCGATCTCGCCCTGCAACCGCCGATCCGTCAACCGGGCCATCCCCGCCGCCTCGGCCGCAACCGATCGCAGCTCCATGTCGGAGGCCATGCCCCGCACCCCACCGTGCCGGGCCTCCCGCAACGCCGACCGGCCCAGATCGGCCAACGCCTGCATCCGCGCGACCTCGCCAGCATGAAAGAGATCGAGCGCGTCGGCGAACACCGAGAAAGCCTCGGCGTGCGGCGACGCGCTCGGAGCATTCGCGCCCCCAAGCCTGCGGTCGCCGTTCGTTTTCATGTTCCCATCTTCGCAGGCACCACCGACATCCGAATCGAACAGAACTTTCCCTGTGCGCAACCCGAGGCTCCCCTCGCGAGGGGAGGAGTCGGCGCGAAAACTGTGCCGACGTTCGCGACCCTGGCGGTCATGACGTACACTGAGAGGAGCAGTCGAAATCTGCATTCTTTCGCCATGCCCAAGCGTCAAGGACTCGACGGCAGTGGAGGAATGCGGGCGTAGACCCCGGGGTCCGCAGGATCTCTAGGGCGGTAGCTCAATTGGCAGAGCAGCGGTCTCCAAAACCGCAGGTTGCAGGTTCGATTCCTGTCCGCCCTGCGCGTCGGCGTCAGCCGGCACACGGAAGGTATCAGGTGGGTTCGATGGTCCAAGAGGGTGGCGAAGTCGTCGCCGCAGGTGGCGCGCCCCGCGAGAAGAAGCCGAACATCTTCGCGCGGATCATCATCTTCATCCGCCAGGTGTTCGCCGAACTCCGCAAGGTCGTCACCCCGACCCGCCAGGAGCTCGTGAAGTTCACGGCAGTGGTCCTCGGATTCGTCGTCGTCATGATGGCGCTCGTCTACGGCCTCGACGTCCTGTTCGTCTGGATCACGACCGTCGTCTTCGGCGTCCCGGGCTGATCGACGGGCCCCGCCCGCACGACCCGCGAATGCCTGCCGCGCAGGCATCCCGACAACCGATGGAAGAGAACGCAGTGTCAGAACGCATCCCCGACGACGTCGATTGGGCCACGGCCGCCGAGCAGTCCAGCGAGGACGACGAAGCCCAGGAGGGCAACGTGCTGGCCGACCAGGAGCGCGCCTCCGACGCCGCCGAGCACGCCGCTGTCCACGTGGTGGACGACGAGGCCGAGCAGGACGACACCGACCTCGACGGCGTCGAGATCGATGACCCCGAGGCCGACGCCGTCGTGAACGACGCGCTCGAGATCGACGAGGCCGCCGAGGCCGAGGCCGCTGCGGAGGTGCTGACCGACTCCCTCGAAGAGGAGATCGCCGAGCAGGCCGCCGAAGCCGCCGACGAGGTCGAGCCCTACGACGGCCCCGAGCCCGACGTCGACGTCTCCGAGGAGACCGTCGACTACCTCTCGGAGTTCGAGGCTGCCGCCGGCATCGAGATCTCCGTCGGCAACGACGACGAAGACCCGTACGAGGCGTTCCGCACCGAGCTGCGCATGCTGCCGGGCAAGTGGTACGTCATCCACTCCTACGCCGGGTTCGAGCGCAAGGTGAAGGCCAACATCGAGCAGCGCAAGTCGACGCTCGAGGTCGAAGAGGACATCTACCAGGTCGAGGTCCCGATGGAGGACGTCGTCGAGATCAAGAACGGCCAGCGCAAGATGGTCACGCGCGTCCGGATTCCCGGCTACGTGCTCGTCCGCATGGAGCTCACCGAAGACACCTGGTCGGTCGTTCGTCACACCCCCGGCGTCACGGGCTTCGTGGGCAACGCTCACAACCCCACGCCGCTGCGATTCGACGAGGCCTTCAACATGCTGAAGTCGCTCGTCGAGGTCAAGGAAGCCGCTCCCGCCAAGGCCGGTGCCGTCAAGGGTGCCGCGGCTCCCACGCGCAGCATCGTCACCGAGGTCGACTTCGAGATCGGCGAGACCATCACGATCAAGGAGGGCTCGTTCGCCGGCCTTCCCGGCTCGATCAGCGAGATCAAGCCCGAGAGCGGCAAGCTCACGGTGCTCGTGTCGCTCTTCGAGCGCGAGACGCCCGTCGAGCTCTCGTTCGACCAGGTCACCAAGCAGTAACGCGAACCCGCGTCGACGAAGCGCCCCTCCGCTACGGCGGCCGGGGCGCTTCGCCGCGTCGGGGGCGCTGTCCGCTGACACCTTCACGGTCGGGATGCGGTAGGCTTGGGGAGTTTGCGGGCGCTCACGCGCCTGCATGACACGACCGCCGCTCGGAAATGCCGGGCGTGCGGGAGAGGGATGCCGCCGGCATCCGCTCGATGAAAGGAAAACGAATGGCACCGAAGAAGAAGGTGACCGGCCTGATCAAGCTTCAGATCAACGCCGGAGCCGCCAACCCGGCGCCGCCGATCGGCCCCGCGCTCGGTCAGCATGGCGTCAACATCATGGAGTTCTGCAAGGCGTACAACGCCGCGACCGAGTCGCAGCGCGGCAACGTCATCCCCGTTGAGATCACCGTCTACGAGGACCGCAGCTTCACGTTCATCCTGAAGACCCCGCCCGCCGCGGAGCTCATCAAGAAGGCTGCCGGCGTCGCCAAGGGCTCCGCCACGCCTCACACGACCAAGGTCGCGAAGCTCACGAAGGACCAGGTCCGCGAGATCGCCGAGGCCAAGATGCCCGACCTTAACGCCAATGACATCGAGGCCGCCTCGCTGATCATCGCCGGCACCGCCCGCTCCATGGGCATCACGGTCGAGAGCTGAGGGGGAGAACACAATGGCTAAGTCCAAGGTTTACGAAGCAGCCGCGGCGAAGATCGACCGCGACAAGTTCTACAGCTCCACCGAGGCCGTCGCTCTGGCGAAGGACACCGGTTCGAAGAAGTTCGACTCGACCGTCGAGGTCGCGCTGAAGCTCGCTGTCGACCCGCGCAAGGCGGACCAGATGGTCCGCGGCACGGTCATCCTGCCCCACGGCACGGGTAAGACCGCCCGCGTGATCGTGTTCGCGACGGGCCCGGCCGCTGAGGCCGCCATCGCCGCAGGTGCAGACGAGGTCGGCGGCGCCGAGCTCATCGAGAAGGTCGCCGGCGGCTGGACCGCATTCGACTCGGCCGTCTCGACGCCCGAGCTCATGGGCCAGGTCGGCCGCCTGGGTAAGGTCCTCGGTCCCCGTGGCCTCATGCCCAACCCGAAGACCGGCACCGTGACCCCCAACCCGGCCAAGGCCGTCGAGGAGATCAAGGGCGGAAAGATCGAGTTCCGCGTCGACAAGCACGCCAACGTGCACTTCGTCGTCGGCAAGGCGTCGTTCACGGCCGAGCAGCTCGAAGAGAACTTCAACGCGGCGGTCGAGGAGATCGTCCGCCTGAAGCCCTCGAGCGCCAAGGGCCGTTACATCCAGAAGGGCGCCGTGTCGACCACGTTCGGCCCCGGCATCCCGCTGGACGTCAACGCGCTCGTCTGATCGCGATTCGCATGGACGGGGTCTCACCTTCGGGTGGGGCCCCGTTCGTCGTTCCGGACGTGCGCGGTTCGCGCTAGCGTCGGCTCATGCCGCATCCCCTCACCGATCTCCTCGGAATCGACCTGCCCATCGTACTGGGGCCGTTCGGGGGCCTGTCATCGGCGACGCTGACCGCTGCGGTGAGCGAGGGAGGCGGGCTCGGGTCGTATGGGCTGTACGGCTACGACGCCACCCGCATCCGTGAGACGGCCGCCTCGATCCGCGAGCGCACGTCCGGCCCCTTCGCCCTGAACCTCTGGTTGCCGCTCGGAGACGAGGTGACGCCGGACGACGTGGATGCCGCGCCGTCGCGCGACGCCCTCCGTCCCCTTTACGCTGCCGCGGGCGCGGCCGTGCCTTCTCTGCCCGAGCTTTTTCTCCCTCCGCTCGAGGAACAACTCGCGGCGGTATGGGAGGCGCGGCCGGCCGTGCTCAGCGTGGTCTTCGGCGTGCCCGGGCCGTCGGTCGTCACCGAGGCGCACCGGCTCGGCATCCGGGTGATGGGAACCGCCACGACGGTC
It contains:
- the rplK gene encoding 50S ribosomal protein L11, with the translated sequence MAPKKKVTGLIKLQINAGAANPAPPIGPALGQHGVNIMEFCKAYNAATESQRGNVIPVEITVYEDRSFTFILKTPPAAELIKKAAGVAKGSATPHTTKVAKLTKDQVREIAEAKMPDLNANDIEAASLIIAGTARSMGITVES
- a CDS encoding HSP90 family protein, producing the protein MNTGRSQQFQVDLRGIVDLLSRHIYSGPRVFLRELMQNACDAITARAELHTAASRVATAWESSGIRITPLSERSDEFIVRDDGIGLTESEVTDLLATVGRSSKRDIFDLPRSDFLGQFGIGLLSCFMVAETIVIRSRSARGGDAVEWQGNADGTFTVRTIADDLPIGTSVHLRPRPGQRDLLSTPATVELAETFGEFLPLPVRVDLPGGGEQVTTRTPPFRAATTGIDEAARWAYGRDLLGQEPFDAIPLHVPGTDTVGTAYVLPYAPPPGARQATRVYLGRMLLSENADDILPDWAFFVRAVIDSTALSPTASREALVEDDALEHTRQELGAAIRRWVLDLGLTEPHRLAQFVSVHEVALKSLVRHDDELATFIVRWLSVETTHGRMRVGDLIGRFPHLRYVETVDEYRQIAGIADPRQPLVNGGYLFDAELVRLLPLVFDGVTVEHVDLAEELDRLDPPPLDDRARVLALEERASSALSAVGCTVAVRSLDAAEIPAVYLAGAEALRAIDRGRARSVGSPLWGSVMDRIDATAEKLRPASPESTSGGVRLCLNWQNSVVRSLLDIPDDLAFARTVHLLYVQALLAAQRPLSGEDRALMMGALHALVELSARPAT
- the nusG gene encoding transcription termination/antitermination protein NusG, which codes for MSERIPDDVDWATAAEQSSEDDEAQEGNVLADQERASDAAEHAAVHVVDDEAEQDDTDLDGVEIDDPEADAVVNDALEIDEAAEAEAAAEVLTDSLEEEIAEQAAEAADEVEPYDGPEPDVDVSEETVDYLSEFEAAAGIEISVGNDDEDPYEAFRTELRMLPGKWYVIHSYAGFERKVKANIEQRKSTLEVEEDIYQVEVPMEDVVEIKNGQRKMVTRVRIPGYVLVRMELTEDTWSVVRHTPGVTGFVGNAHNPTPLRFDEAFNMLKSLVEVKEAAPAKAGAVKGAAAPTRSIVTEVDFEIGETITIKEGSFAGLPGSISEIKPESGKLTVLVSLFERETPVELSFDQVTKQ
- a CDS encoding tetratricopeptide repeat protein: MSSDRILELFEQIDRTPVGVEERALINEAIGLAVDAGDEPMEYRARMRLTSSACMSGDTEAMLTSFAWCLGKHDGDPERFPADLGDETADLMWQFKWMADSLAASPAFDREQISAVLDDMESHYRAAGLGQSGVLMARFETAWMAGRLDEAEQLRTRLETTPRDSHSHCEACVRSVIAGYLIDTDREDEAIRLVEELVEGDFSCGEEPEHALARSLVPYLHAGEYDKARLAHLRSYRLAKDNADNLAIVADNIVFCAITGNEARALSLVERHLDWLAHDALGVDGHLSALTAFAIALEAVSAAGHADTIVRGADSDRLRAFFGDHDGPWRAAELAAVMRSEAERIAGEFDRRDGTDGHRRRLDRAWAVGQERHTLPLSTEPLLPRVAPVPARSAEELVQRAIDLGDYGASEALDAADAALPGAALDQRAKLHSARIAALVARDDLDGAEGALRDRLDALRAAGRDAEAHVEERAGLALFGRGAPDDVETLRAILADGDSLPPRLYAVVEVVLGMAVAESDPETARELLDDARDREAALGDDDLRRIVALARASFQGAVGAFDDCDATIAAALENPALGAGARARLLGLRARMRGGQERFLDGVADADELCRILVELDARSVLAGAYVLAAALNEDAGAPGEAVARYRFAERAATENGDAVTAVQYRLARALLASGSADEAAELLVNVYSDETDREEPAASRAQTLMLLARAFEDAGEPGRAVGAWEFAAELFDEGEAPAGRANALLSHGRLLHRFGEFDDALASLTTAVEIARSEPDQAGLLAEARHSEGQVRAARGEQEALPALDEAREVASGIGAPWLVADITDSRARALAMLGQADEAVATALHAADAFAEVGDAGSAGASELFAARLLTQNERAGDAVPLYRSVMERAAEIPPLLQVAAGELGDVYEALGRPAEAAEARSLLDA
- a CDS encoding HNH endonuclease signature motif containing protein, with the protein product MKTNGDRRLGGANAPSASPHAEAFSVFADALDLFHAGEVARMQALADLGRSALREARHGGVRGMASDMELRSVAAEAAGMARLTDRRLQGEIDHAMTVIDDYPTVFAAWAERRIERGHVDVIVRVGTGVPDEVRGSFADAAIDVCERDVPSRVRGALELLAARVHPRSFTERHTAAAAERCVRVFHGADGMSNLVANLPTVIAVGMLDRLTQMGQSVKDARDAGAGRAGANEVGASPEADAADAAGEDAAPDARTMDQLRADILGDLVLGGAPVVDPTYGADRTGGLGAIRARVQVTLTAETLVGRDEHPADAVGAGPIDADTARELAGQVTEWDRLFIDPVTRTPVEIDTYRPTVAMKKLLTARDQHCRFPGCRRAAIRCELDHTIDYALGGHTHIYNLAHLCQRHHSMKQFTRWEVRQVGGGVLEWTSPLGRVYREDVPVPAVCFTTDPADTTEPPPDDRTGGTTPPGPPPF
- the secE gene encoding preprotein translocase subunit SecE, with amino-acid sequence MVQEGGEVVAAGGAPREKKPNIFARIIIFIRQVFAELRKVVTPTRQELVKFTAVVLGFVVVMMALVYGLDVLFVWITTVVFGVPG
- the rplA gene encoding 50S ribosomal protein L1 — translated: MAKSKVYEAAAAKIDRDKFYSSTEAVALAKDTGSKKFDSTVEVALKLAVDPRKADQMVRGTVILPHGTGKTARVIVFATGPAAEAAIAAGADEVGGAELIEKVAGGWTAFDSAVSTPELMGQVGRLGKVLGPRGLMPNPKTGTVTPNPAKAVEEIKGGKIEFRVDKHANVHFVVGKASFTAEQLEENFNAAVEEIVRLKPSSAKGRYIQKGAVSTTFGPGIPLDVNALV